From one Saccharomyces cerevisiae S288C chromosome XVI, complete sequence genomic stretch:
- the GYP5 gene encoding GTPase-activating protein GYP5 (GTPase-activating protein (GAP) for yeast Rab family members; involved in ER to Golgi trafficking; exhibits GAP activity toward Ypt1p that is stimulated by Gyl1p, also acts on Sec4p; interacts with Gyl1p, Rvs161p and Rvs167p; involved in recruiting Rvs167p to the bud tip during polarized growth; relocalizes from bud neck to cytoplasm upon DNA replication stress; GYP5 has a paralog, GYL1, that arose from the whole genome duplication), with protein sequence MSSDKSIEKNTDTIASEVHEGDNHSNNLGSMEEEIKSTPSDQYEEIAIIPTEPLHSDKELNDKQQSLGHEAPTNVSREEPIGISGDEDTQITEQNVNEQRQETREPSSEIDLNEPLDVEKDVTTDVQAPNGLNIEKEYDAVKENEKVYADTKEVVSSPENREVTGKNSGGEKSSSSKFLDDESGTTTAANANDISISSEVTPERSSENDNNQIHITNEVAAGINLNENKEQKAAIEDGPVTAENLSSETARKVPPIPTQIINEKGDNSSENEVSAIPTTSSPPLPPRQNVATSTSPKLPPRGKQREQPPKTKNAVPPPLEEEMKSEKFRKNFEETKRNSYHHVPLTGSKTAQLESTAEINLIASRYRKTSHHLNKEGEETRESLQEGQSFLKSTFTSFLENLSEYNEVENVNEEDREMFKIDWSFWTQVVNDYATVASNEPENLEAHVTNGIPPQIRGIIWQLMANSKSREMEDIYETLLDTECLHEATIRRDLRRTKFVAEDKMESLYKVIKVYSVYDPDVGYTQGMGFIAAPLLINCENEAESFGLLVGLMKNYGLRELFLPGMPGLMLMLYQFDRLLEEHSPSLYNRLIREGISSTMYATQWFLTFFAYKFPLEFVLRIFDIVFVEGIEVLLKFAVNLMLKNEETLVKLRFDELLDFLKDELFNYYLMGNQDDASVVQMGLSNGNSFKGNDDGTFSYNVDLFVHDAMTGVYITPLTLRRYRGEYVEIHEKEQKKEDHYESLRIQNHQLQREAQKLEHDYSILNKENISAANELIQNRLNMEMLLDEKNDLINTITDIKSQIEEEIRKQNLPNPDASLPKADLREDLERTISRNNEVMRENGQLEERITELQAEIDELININKEQVSTASLLERDSKAKGRKGWTGFKKVFK encoded by the coding sequence ATGTCTTCAGACAAATCTATTGAGAAAAATACAGATACGATCGCCTCTGAAGTTCACGAAGGTGATAATCATTCGAATAATTTGGGTTCAATGGAGGAAGAGATAAAATCAACGCCATCAGACCAATATGAAGAGATAGCTATAATTCCAACTGAGCCCCTCCATTCGGACAAAGAACTAAATGACAAGCAACAAAGTTTAGGCCATGAAGCACCCACAAATGTATCAAGAGAAGAACCTATTGGGATCTCTGGTGATGAAGACACCCAAATCACTGAACAAAACGTTAATGAACAAAGGCAAGAAACGAGAGAACCTAGTTCTGAAATTGATTTAAATGAGCCATTGgatgttgaaaaagatgtGACAACGGATGTGCAAGCCCCAAATGGGCtgaatattgaaaaagaatatgatgCAGTCAAAGAGAATGAGAAGGTTTACGCTGATACGAAAGAGGTTGTTAGTAGTCCAGAAAATAGGGAAGTaactggaaaaaattcTGGAGGTGAGAAATCATCCTCGAGTAAATTTCTCGATGACGAATCTGGTACTACGACAGCTGCAAATGCGAACGACATTTCTATAAGTAGTGAAGTAACCCCAGAAAGGTCGtcagaaaatgataataacCAGATTCATATTACCAATGAGGTAGCCGCAGGAATAAACTTGAATGAAAACAAGGAACAAAAAGCTGCTATAGAAGATGGGCCCGTAACAGCAGAGAATCTTTCCTCAGAAACTGCTAGGAAAGTACCACCTATACCCACACAAAtcataaatgaaaaaggtGATAACTCAAGCGAGAACGAGGTTTCCGCAATTCCCACTACATCTTCGCCACCATTACCACCTAGACAAAATGTTGCGACATCAACGTCACCAAAATTACCTCCAAGGGGCAAACAAAGGGAACAACCACCGAAGACGAAGAATGCTGTTCCACCGCCACTagaggaagaaatgaaGTCAGAGAAGTTCCGTAAAAACTTCGAAGAaactaaaagaaatagttaTCATCATGTTCCTCTCACTGGTTCCAAAACTGCGCAATTAGAGTCCACTGCAGAAATTAATTTGATCGCTAGTCGTTACCGCAAGACCAGTCACCATTTGAATAAAGAGGGGGAAGAAACTAGAGAGTCGTTGCAGGAAGGTCAAAGCTTTTTAAAATCGACATTTACGTCATTTCTGGAGAACTTGTCCGAGTATAACGAAGTGGAGAatgttaatgaagaagatagaGAAATGTTTAAAATTGATTGGTCCTTCTGGACTCAAGTAGTTAATGATTATGCTACAGTGGCAAGCAACGAACCAGAAAATTTAGAAGCCCATGTTACCAATGGGATACCACCACAAATTCGAGGTATCATTTGGCAGCTGATGGCGAATTCCAAATCAAGAGAAATGGAAGATATATATGAAACTCTATTGGATACCGAATGTCTTCATGAAGCAACAATACGTAGAGATTTAAGGAGAACGAAGTTTGTGGCCGAGGACAAAATGGAGTCACTATACAAGGTAATAAAGGTGTATTCTGTTTATGATCCAGATGTTGGGTACACGCAAGGCATGGGGTTCATTGCAGCGCCGCTATTAATAAACTGTGAAAACGAGGCCGAATCTTTTGGACTACTCGTTGgattaatgaagaattatGGATTAAGAGAGCTTTTCTTACCAGGAATGCCTGGGCTGATGTTAATGCTTTATCAATTTGATAGATTATTAGAGGAGCATTCACCTTCTTTGTACAATCGCTTGATCCGTGAGGGAATTAGCTCCACAATGTACGCTACACAATGGTTTTTGACATTTTTCGCATACAAGTTTCCGTTAGAGTTTGTGttaagaatttttgatattgtATTCGTAGAGGGTATTGAAGTGCTTTTGAAGTTTGCTGTAAATTTAATGTtaaagaatgaagaaactTTAGTAAAATTGAGATTCGATGAACTATTGGATTTTTTAAAGGACGAACTCTTCAATTACTATTTAATGGGAAACCAGGATGACGCTTCTGTAGTGCAAATGGGATTGTCAAATGGGAACTCATTTAAGGGCAATGATGACGGCACTTTTTCCTACAATGTCGATCTTTTCGTTCATGATGCAATGACAGGTGTATATATCACACCATTAACATTAAGAAGATACAGGGGAGAGTACGTAGAAATCCATGAAaaagagcaaaaaaaagaggacCACTACGAATCACTAAGAATTCAAAACCACCAACTACAAAGAGAGGCGCAGAAGCTAGAACACGACTATTCAATTTTGAACAAAGAGAATATCAGCGCCGCTAACGAGCTGATTCAGAACAGATTGAATATGGAGATGCTGttggatgaaaaaaacGACCTGATAAATACAATCACTGATATCAAAAGCCAAATTGAGGAAGAGATTCGCAAGCAAAATTTACCGAACCCGGACGCGTCACTACCAAAGGCAGATCTGAGAGAAGACTTGGAAAGGACCATATCCAGGAACAATGAGGTGATGAGGGAGAACGGCCAATTAGAGGAAAGAATCACTGAACTGCAAGCGGAAATCGATGAGTTGATTAACATCAATAAGGAGCAAGTGTCCACGGCATCGTTATTGGAACGAGATTCTAAGGCTAAAGGGAGGAAAGGCTGGACTGgttttaaaaaagtttttaaaTAG
- the HUT1 gene encoding UDP-galactose transporter HUT1 (Protein with a role in UDP-galactose transport to the Golgi lumen; has similarity to human UDP-galactose transporter UGTrel1, exhibits a genetic interaction with S. cerevisiae ERO1), whose product MAGSTSSLVICAIGIYATFLTWALVQEPLATRTWPNSMGKFQFPNVISLIQASVAMMMGYLYLNWKKVEYPPRKMIKDHWKQLMLISFTQSSSGPLATTSLKHVDYLTYMLAKSCKMIPVLLVHLLLYRTPIASQKKVVALLVSLGVTIFTIGGNDGKKLKRSFNESGNDNKLQGFGLLFSSLFLDGLTNATQDKLLKANKAKEKGKQTLITGAHLMFTLNLFVILWNILYFIVIDCKQWDNAVSVLTMDPQVWGYLMLYSFCGAMGQCFIFYTLEQFGSLVLIMITVTRKMVSMILSIIVFGKSVRFQQWVGMFIVFGGITWEALNKKKANIPKAKSA is encoded by the coding sequence ATGGCGGGAAGTACATCCAGTTTGGTGATCTGTGCGATTGGTATATATGCTACTTTTTTGACGTGGGCATTAGTACAGGAGCCTTTGGCTACAAGAACCTGGCCAAACTCCATGGGAAAGTTTCAATTCCCTAATGTAATATCCCTCATACAAGCTTCTGTGGCAATGATGATGGGCTACCTGTACTTAAACTGGAAGAAGGTGGAATATCCGCCCAGAAAAATGATTAAAGATCATTGGAAACAATTGATGTTGATATCATTTACACAGAGTAGTTCAGGCCCGCTGGCTACAACTTCTTTAAAGCACGTGGATTATCTCACTTACATGTTAGCAAAGTCATGCAAGATGATCCCCGTGTTGTTGGTGCATTTGCTTTTGTATAGGACGCCCATAgcaagccaaaaaaaagttgtaGCTCTCTTGGTAAGTCTCGGTGTCACTATTTTCACTATAGGTGGCAACGATGGTAAAAAGTTGAAGAGATCCTTTAATGAGAGCGGAAATGATAACAAATTACAAGGGTTTGGACTACTTTTCTCTAGTTTATTCCTTGATGGATTGACCAACGCCACCCAAGATAAGCTACTAAAGGCCAATAAGGCcaaagaaaagggaaaaCAAACTTTGATAACAGGTGCACACTTGATGTTTACACTGAACCTCTTCGTGATATTGTGGaatattttgtattttatTGTGATCGACTGCAAACAATGGGATAATGCCGTTTCTGTATTGACGATGGACCCACAAGTGTGGGGCTATTTAATGCTTTATTCGTTCTGTGGCGCTATGGGACAatgctttattttctatacTCTAGAACAATTTGGCTCTTTAGTTTTGATCATGATAACAGTCACCAGGAAAATGGTCTCGATGATTTTGAGTATTATTGTCTTCGGTAAGAGTGTACGTTTCCAGCAATGGGTGGGGATGTTTATAGTATTTGGTGGAATCACTTGGGAAGCACtcaacaagaagaaggcTAATATACCGAAGGCAAAATCTGCGTAG
- the GAL4 gene encoding galactose-responsive transcription factor GAL4 (DNA-binding transcription factor required for activating GAL genes; responds to galactose; repressed by Gal80p and activated by Gal3p), whose protein sequence is MKLLSSIEQACDICRLKKLKCSKEKPKCAKCLKNNWECRYSPKTKRSPLTRAHLTEVESRLERLEQLFLLIFPREDLDMILKMDSLQDIKALLTGLFVQDNVNKDAVTDRLASVETDMPLTLRQHRISATSSSEESSNKGQRQLTVSIDSAAHHDNSTIPLDFMPRDALHGFDWSEEDDMSDGLPFLKTDPNNNGFFGDGSLLCILRSIGFKPENYTNSNVNRLPTMITDRYTLASRSTTSRLLQSYLNNFHPYCPIVHSPTLMMLYNNQIEIASKDQWQILFNCILAIGAWCIEGESTDIDVFYYQNAKSHLTSKVFESGSIILVTALHLLSRYTQWRQKTNTSYNFHSFSIRMAISLGLNRDLPSSFSDSSILEQRRRIWWSVYSWEIQLSLLYGRSIQLSQNTISFPSSVDDVQRTTTGPTIYHGIIETARLLQVFTKIYELDKTVTAEKSPICAKKCLMICNEIEEVSRQAPKFLQMDISTTALTNLLKEHPWLSFTRFELKWKQLSLIIYVLRDFFTNFTQKKSQLEQDQNDHQSYEVKRCSIMLSDAAQRTVMSVSSYMDNHNVTPYFAWNCSYYLFNAVLVPIKTLLSNSKSNAENNETAQLLQQINTVLMLLKKLATFKIQTCEKYIQVLEEVCAPFLLSQCAIPLPHISYNNSNGSAIKNIVGSATIAQYPTLPEENVNNISVKYVSPGSVGPSPVPLKSGASFSDLVKLLSNRPPSRNSPVTIPRSTPSHRSVTPFLGQQQQLQSLVPLTPSALFGGANFNQSGNIADSSLSFTFTNSSNGPNLITTQTNSQALSQPIASSNVHDNFMNNEITASKIDDGNNSKPLSPGWTDQTAYNAFGITTGMFNTTTMDDVYNYLFDDEDTPPNPKKE, encoded by the coding sequence ATGAAGCTACTGTCTTCTATCGAACAAGCATGCGATATTTGCCGACTTAAAAAGCTCAAGTGctccaaagaaaaaccGAAGTGCGCCAAGTGTCTGAAGAACAACTGGGAGTGTCGCTACTCTCCCAAAACCAAAAGGTCTCCGCTGACTAGGGCACATCTGACAGAAGTGGAATCAAGGCTAGAAAGACTGGAACAGCTATTTCTACTGATTTTTCCTCGAGAAGACCTTGacatgattttgaaaatggatTCTTTACAGGATATAAAAGCATTGTTAACAGGATTATTTGTACAAGATAATGTGAATAAAGATGCCGTCACAGATAGATTGGCTTCAGTGGAGACTGATATGCCTCTAACATTGAGACAGCATAGAATAAGTGCGACATCATCATCGGAAGAGAGTAGTAACAAAGGTCAAAGACAGTTGACTGTATCGATTGACTCGGCAGCTCATCATGATAACTCCACAATTCCGTTGGATTTTATGCCCAGGGATGCTCTTCATGGATTTGATTGGTCTGAAGAGGATGACATGTCGGATGGCTTGCCCTTCCTGAAAACGGACCCCAACAATAATGGGTTCTTTGGCGACGGTTCTCTCTTATGTATTCTTCGATCTATTGGCTTTAAACCGGAAAATTACACGAACTCTAACGTTAACAGGCTCCCGACCATGATTACGGATAGATACACGTTGGCTTCTAGATCCACAACATCCCGTTTACTTCAAAGTTATCTCAATAATTTTCACCCCTACTGCCCTATCGTGCACTCACCGACGCTAATGATGTTGTATAATAACCAGATTGAAATCGCGTCGAAGGATCAATGGCAAATCCTTTTTAACTGCATATTAGCCATTGGAGCCTGGTGTATAGAGGGGGAATCTACTGATATAGATGTTTTTTACTATCAAAATGCTAAATCTCATTTGACGAGCAAGGTCTTCGAGTCAGGTTCCATAATTTTGGTGACAGCCCTACATCTTCTGTCGCGATATACACAGTGGAGGCAGAAAACAAATACTAGCTATAATTTTCACAGCTTTTCCATAAGAATGGCCATATCATTGGGCTTGAATAGGGACCTCCCCTCGTCCTTCAGTGATAGCAGCATTCTGGAACAAAGACGCCGAATTTGGTGGTCTGTCTACTCTTGGGAGATCCAATTGTCCCTGCTTTATGGTCGATCCATCCAGCTTTCTCAGAATACAATCTCCTTCCCTTCTTCTGTCGACGATGTGCAGCGTACCACAACAGGTCCCACCATATATCATGGCATCATTGAAACAGCAAGGCTCTTACAAGTTTTCACAAAAATCTATGAACTAGACAAAACAGTAACTGCAGAAAAAAGTCCTATATgtgcaaaaaaatgcttGATGATTTGTAATGAGATTGAGGAGGTTTCGAGACAGGCACCAAAGTTTTTACAAATGGATATTTCCACCACCGCTCTAACCAATTTGTTGAAGGAACACCCTTGGCTATCCTTTACAAGATTCGAACTGAAGTGGAAACAGTTGTCTCTTATCATTTATGTATTAAGAGATTTTTTCACTAATTTTACCCAGAAAAAGTCACAACTAGAACAGGATCAAAATGATCATCAAAGTTATGAAGTTAAACGATGCTCCATCATGTTAAGCGATGCAGCACAAAGAACTGTTATGTCTGTAAGTAGCTATATGGACAATCATAATGTCACCCCATATTTTGCCTGGAATTGTTCTTATTACTTGTTCAATGCAGTCCTAGTACCCATAAAGACTCTACTCTCAAACTCAAAATCGAATGCTGAGAATAACGAGACCGCACAATTATTACAACAAATTAACACTGTTCTGATGCTATTAAAAAAACTGGCCACTTTTAAAATCCAGACTTGTGAAAAATACATTCAAGTACTGGAAGAGGTATGTGCGCCGTTTCTGTTATCACAGTGTGCAATCCCATTACCGCATATCAGTTATAACAATAGTAATGGTAGCGCcattaaaaatattgtcGGTTCTGCAACTATCGCCCAATACCCTACTCTTCCGGAGGAAAATGTCAACAATATCAGTGTTAAATATGTTTCTCCTGGCTCAGTAGGGCCTTCACCTGTGCCATTGAAATCAGGAGCAAGTTTCAGTGATCTAGTCAAGCTGTTATCTAACCGTCCACCCTCTCGTAACTCTCCAGTGACAATACCAAGAAGCACACCTTCGCATCGCTCAGTCACGCCTTTTCTAGggcaacagcaacagctGCAATCATTAGTGCCACTGACCCCGTCTGCTTTGTTTGGTGGCGCCAATTTTAATCAAAGTGGGAATATTGCTGATAGCTCATTGTCCTTCACTTTCACTAACAGTAGCAACGGTCCGAACCTCATAACAACTCAAACAAATTCTCAAGCGCTTTCACAACCAATTGCCTCCTCTAACGTTCATGATAACTTCATGAATAATGAAATCACGGCTAGtaaaattgatgatggtAATAATTCAAAACCACTGTCACCTGGTTGGACGGACCAAACTGCGTATAACGCGTTTGGAATCACTACAGGGATGTTTAATACCACTACAATGGATGATGTATATAACTATCTATtcgatgatgaagatacCCCACCAAACccaaaaaaagagtaa
- a CDS encoding uncharacterized protein (hypothetical protein; green fluorescent protein (GFP)-fusion protein localizes to both the nucleus and the cytoplasm): MHGPTSKAISRNVRSVKRPRRAPRPVVSTQAMNKLSNVTLSAEQEKLRERVLSFMRSNLSQYKSDWKHPAMFVIQGDAGTGKSVILNSLFNEIQKLSQFSPSSEDILHGTHNYLVVNHPEMLKLYIRISDSFKYISKSSLERPTSLINNLQKRKVMADVVIVDEAHLLATSKDAFKRFYGENHLKDLMSLCKVLVLVYDDKQALRMGSYWDEGSNNGATLKDFYNEIPPKSRDWYTLKQQFRVAAPQNVLNWIDQISVAGKIPPIESVLSKGNADCADDKIKNFDFKIWDDCGAMYEAIKEKDRQYGQCRMLSTYDFPYRLDGKDYYVECGDNFKVRWDRYTPREVTPWSERCDTIDEVGSVYTIQGFDLNYAGVILGRSIGYDAANDCIKLRPELYDDRAGFTKKKNIHNAEDVKQKIIMNSINVLLTRGVRGLYVYAYDPELRERLLRPSKK, from the coding sequence ATGCATGGGCCTACTTCAAAAGCTATTTCCCGCAATGTGAGAAGCGTGAAGAGACCAAGAAGAGCACCTAGGCCCGTGGTCTCCACGCAGGCTATGAACAAGTTGTCTAACGTAACACTCTCTGctgaacaagaaaagttgAGAGAGCGCGTTTTGTCGTTCATGCGTTCCAACTTATCTCAGTACAAGTCTGACTGGAAACATCCGGCCATGTTTGTAATCCAAGGGGACGCAGGTACAGGCAAGTCTGTGATTCTAAACTCCTTGTTCAATGAAATTCAGAAACTATCCCAGTTCTCACCTTCTTCTGAAGATATCTTACATGGGACACATAATTATCTGGTAGTCAACCATCCCGAGATGTTAAAGTTATATATCCGGATTAGTGACAGTTTCAAATATATTTCTAAATCGTCACTAGAACGGCCCACTTCGTTGATCAACAATCTACAGAAGAGAAAAGTCATGGCCGATGTAGTCATTGTAGATGAAGCACATTTGTTGGCCACTTCTAAGGATgctttcaaaagattttatGGCGAAAACCATCTCAAAGACTTAATGTCCCTTTGTAAAGTGCTTGTATTGGTTTACGATGATAAGCAAGCTTTAAGAATGGGTTCCTATTGGGATGAAGGTTCTAATAACGGTGCCACTTTAAAGGACTTTTACAACGAGATTCCACCAAAATCCAGAGACTGGTACACTTTAAAACAGCAGTTTAGGGTTGCTGCCCCACAAAACGTGTTGAACTGGATTGACCAAATTAGTGTCGCAGGTAAAATCCCACCAATTGAATCTGTGCTATCTAAGGGCAATGCAGATTGTGCTGACGATAAAATTAAGaattttgatttcaaaatttgggATGATTGTGGCGCCATGTACGAGGCAATCAAGGAGAAAGACCGTCAATACGGCCAATGTAGGATGCTATCTACTTACGATTTTCCCTATCGCTTGGACGGAAAAGACTATTACGTTGAATGTGGTgacaatttcaaagttcGCTGGGATCGCTATACTCCACGTGAAGTGACGCCTTGGAGTGAGCGTTGCGACACGATTGATGAGGTAGGTAGTGTGTATACTATCCAAGGGTTTGATCTGAATTATGCTGGTGTAATTTTGGGCCGTTCCATTGGGTATGATGCGGCTAATGACTGCATCAAACTAAGACCAGAGCTGTATGACGATAGGGCCGGTTTcaccaaaaagaaaaacattcACAATGCAGAGGACGTTAAGCAAAAGATTATTATGAATAGCATTAATGTCCTCTTAACTCGTGGCGTGCGTGGTCTGTATGTTTATGCATACGATCCTGAATTAAGAGAGAGACTGCTTCGtccatcaaaaaaatag
- a CDS encoding uncharacterized protein (hypothetical protein; green fluorescent protein (GFP)-fusion protein localizes to the cytoplasm and nucleus; similar to the petunia WD repeat protein an11; overexpression causes a cell cycle delay or arrest) has protein sequence MDPFHNGNKRSSISFGSSQRQPYNKNNYLSGTNGPSSAAQDQGRGPSPFGMSGNTTNGGNSKRNSGCDLSATYYASRSPMYSPLDFSPPVFSPNHSQLQQARGYAANIPVVSNLMNPSMASVCEYQSHYPLFGLDWSADDYVCLGSYKEDSRNKLQVLHSNDLLSWESVVDADVVYPVSKIQWVPSQLYPRKLATCSDSLRIWSVSPEERQFQEQINLSLCKYNRQHPANPAAADDMKVIGTFPPITSFDWNTVDTNLIISSSIDTTCIVWDLQSSHYVKTQLIAHDSEVFDVRFLTKSTQLFASCGGDGSVRVFDLRSLAHSTIIYEPPSSSVSGATAGTITPSSKGSDALLRLEPSPYDPNVLATFAADSNKIIILDMRNPESPILNLQGHGSSVNGIKWHPTKRNVLLSCGDDCQVLYWDLNSSFMEINAAGSKSPSIHGTSLEDPDGDTEMTDGGAGSGLNEDPLSLNNNSKQVCKTLETPNMMYANKTQEINNIAWRPQRGDWFGCVSGKKFQNVRVL, from the coding sequence ATGGATCCCTTTCACAATGGCAATAAAAGGAGCTCAATATCGTTTGGCTCATCGCAGCGGCAGCCATATAACAAGAACAATTACTTGAGTGGTACTAATGGGCCTTCCTCGGCGGCACAAGATCAAGGTAGAGGCCCATCTCCCTTTGGAATGTCTGGCAACACTACCAATGGCGGTAACAGCAAAAGGAATAGTGGCTGTGACCTAAGTGCCACGTACTATGCAAGTCGATCGCCGATGTATTCACCGTTAGATTTCTCGCCACCAGTTTTTTCACCAAATCATTCTCAGTTACAGCAGGCGAGGGGCTATGCTGCAAATATTCCGGTTGTAAGCAATCTGATGAACCCTTCCATGGCCTCCGTGTGCGAATATCAATCACACTATCCACTCTTTGGGCTCGATTGGAGCGCCGACGACTACGTCTGCTTGGGTTCGTACAAAGAGGACAGCAGAAATAAGTTGCAGGTTCTGCACTCTAATGATCTACTGAGCTGGGAAAGCGTAGTGGACGCAGATGTGGTTTATCCTGTGAGCAAAATCCAATGGGTCCCCTCTCAATTGTATCCAAGGAAACTCGCGACGTGTTCTGACTCCTTACGGATTTGGAGCGTTAGCCCTGAGGAAAGACAGTTCcaagaacaaataaatCTATCTCTGTGTAAATACAATAGACAGCACCCCGCCAATCCCGCGGCCGCAGATGACATGAAGGTCATAGGCACTTTCCCACCAATAACATCATTTGACTGGAACACGGTCGATACTAACTTGATAATCTCAAGTTCCATCGACACCACATGCATTGTATGGGATCTGCAAAGCAGTCACTACGTTAAGACCCAATTGATCGCTCACGACAGCGAAGTTTTTGATGTAAGGTTTTTGACAAAATCGACCCAATTATTTGCTAGTTGTGGTGGGGACGGTAGTGTACGAGTATTTGATTTAAGATCGCTTGCGCACAGTACAATTATTTACGAGCCTCCCTCTTCCTCAGTGTCTGGAGCCACTGCGGGTACTATAACACCGTCGTCGAAAGGTTCGGACGCCTTATTGAGGCTGGAGCCATCACCGTATGACCCAAATGTGTTGGCCACTTTTGCAGCTGACTCGAACAAAATCATTATTCTAGATATGAGGAACCCAGAATCCCCTATACTAAACTTACAAGGCCACGGTTCTTCGGTAAACGGGATTAAATGGCATCCCACAAAGCGCAATGTTTTGCTCTCGTGCGGAGATGACTGCCAGGTGCTCTATTGGGACTTGAACAGCTCCTTTATGGAAATTAACGCTGCAGGTAGCAAATCCCCCAGTATTCATGGAACTTCCTTGGAGGACCCTGACGGCGACACAGAGATGACAGACGGTGGCGCAGGATCCGGTTTAAACGAGGATCCCTTAAGTTtaaacaacaacagcaagCAGGTGTGCAAGACACTAGAGACTCCTAACATGATGTATGCCAATAAAACACAAGAGATAAACAACATTGCATGGAGGCCCCAGAGGGGCGATTGGTTTGGGTGCGTGAGCGGCAAGAAGTTTCAAAACGTCCGCGTCCTTTGA
- the RBD2 gene encoding putative rhomboid protease RBD2 (Possible rhomboid protease; has similarity to eukaryotic rhomboid proteases including Pcp1p): MNWKSYVFPGGHPPAALTTGLVVFLTAIYLLSFIFALREDLSLAPESLFKLQMSRLSLYPLIHLSLPHLLFNVLAIWAPLNLFEETHGTVYTGVFLNLSALFAGILYCLLGKLLYPEALVAGASGWCFTLFAYYSFKESQIRPRTRIFRTDYSIPTLYTPLVLLVAIAVVIPGSSFWGHFFGLCVGYAIGYKESWFNKITPPGWIITKIEKSLDGLIRLIPWGIKYYRDEDIDRTKDYEPLMSTETPLPLHNDNSGTVLGTA; the protein is encoded by the coding sequence ATGAATTGGAAGTCGTACGTTTTTCCCGGTGGTCATCCACCAGCTGCGTTGACCACAGGCCTTGTGGTATTTCTAACCGCTATTTACCTGTtaagttttatttttgccCTAAGGGAAGACCTGTCGTTGGCGCCAGAGTCATTGTTCAAACTGCAAATGAGCAGGCTATCGCTTTATCCTTTAATTCACCTATCATTGCCTCATTTACTGTTCAATGTGCTAGCCATCTGGGCACCCTTGAATCTCTTCGAAGAAACGCATGGGACTGTGTACACAGGTGTTTTTTTGAACCTGAGTGCTCTATTTGCCGGAATTCTGTACTGTTTGTTGGGTAAGTTGCTATATCCAGAAGCATTAGTTGCAGGCGCCAGTGGGTGGTGTTTCACCTTATTCGCATACTATAGTTTTAAAGAATCACAGATCCGCCCTAGAACAAGGATCTTTCGCACAGACTACTCAATTCCGACATTATATACACCCCTAGTACTATTAGTCGCAATTGCCGTCGTTATACCTGGCTCCAGTTTCTGGGGTCATTTTTTCGGCTTATGTGTCGGTTACGCCATAGGCTACAAGGAATCGTGGTTTAACAAGATCACTCCACCAGGATGGATCATCACCAAAATCGAAAAAAGTTTAGACGGTTTAATTCGATTAATACCTTGGGGAATTAAGTATTACAGAGATGAGGATATCGACAGAACTAAAGATTACGAACCGTTAATGTCCACAGAAACACCATTGCCTCTCCACAATGACAACTCCGGCACTGTCCTAGGGACTGCCTAG